A genomic window from Lycium barbarum isolate Lr01 chromosome 4, ASM1917538v2, whole genome shotgun sequence includes:
- the LOC132634828 gene encoding BTB/POZ domain-containing protein POB1-like isoform X2 codes for MELGTRFWLKIAYTSSMEFSIFMRSLLSGYGSEGLGTQTDFGFAFNNKYFSDRILKIKIVIDPEKKIEGGDVNSIVERTRKRKHADVVMQREEQVLNCNVLEMEDGLADDEQEEEEVVGMLEESPSAMEMTTNPPGDDEASGNDDSSTNTDYSNPIRLRALYISSPILAVKSRFFYKLFSNGMKESRQRHVTIRIHASEEAALMDLLNFVYTDTLSTTTPTFVLDVLKTAYKFEVASCMRYCSRLLQNYRMTCESALLYLDLPFNISMADEVLPLTNAAKQFLASHFKDLTKFQKKVLNLPLAGIEAVLSSDDLQIASENAVCDFALKWARMHYPKLEERREIWNSRLCHLIRFPCMTSRKLKKVLITCNDFDSGLASKLVFEALSYKAEALHRQRLIVAEAGKELEYRYVERAYKYRPVKAFVCKMLRQQYLIYLILERDVCASLFPSGRVYSQAFHLGGQVFFLSAHCNMDQQSAFHCFGLFLGTQENGSASLAVDYEFAARIGPGGKHVSKYKGNYTFTGGKIVGCRNLFGVAWTTFLAEDSIYFIDGTLHLCAELSVRQ; via the exons GGTATGGTTCTGAAGGGTTGGGTACACAAACCGATTTCGGGTTTGCCTTCAATAATAAATATTTCTCGGATCGGATTTTGAAGATTAAGATTGTAATCGACCCGGAAAAGAAAATTGAAGGTGGAGATGTTAATAGCATTGTTGAGCGGACTCGGAAACGCAAGC ATGCGGACGTGGTCATGCAACGTGAGGAGCAGGTATTAAATTGTAATGTGCTTGAAATGGAAGATGGTCTTGCTGATGatgaacaagaagaagaagaagttgtaGGAATGCTTGAGGAATCACCTTCTGCCATGGAGATGACAACAAATCCCCCTG GCGATGATGAAGCTTCTGGAAATGATGATTCATCTACGAACACGGACTACTCAAACCCCATTCGCTTGAGAGCTTTATATATCAGTTCTCCCATTTTGGCAGTTAAGAGTCGATTCTTTTATAAG TTGTTCTCAAATGGCATGAAAGAGTCGAGGCAACGACACGTAACTATACGAATTCATGCATCTG AAGAAGCTGCCCTCATGGACCTGCTGAATTTTGTCTATACCGATACTTTATCGACTACAACACCTACTTTTGTACTTGATGTGCTGAAGACTGCTTACAAATTTGAGGTTGCATCATGCATGAGATACTGCAGCCGCTTACTGCAGAATTATCGCATGACATGTGAATCAGCATTGCTCTATTTGGATCTTCCTTTCAATATATCAATGGCTGATGAAGTTCTTCCATTAACAAATGCTGCAAAACAGTTTCTTGCTTCGCATTTCAAGGATTTAACCAA GTTCCAAAAAAAGGTATTGAATTTGCCTCTTGCGGGAATTGAGGCCGTTCTGTCCAGTGATGATCTTCAGATTGCTTCAGAGAATGCTGTCTGTGACTTTGCGTTGAAGTGGGCCCGGATGCATTACCCAAAGCTTGAGGAACGGCGGGAAATATGGAACTCACGTCTTTGTCACCTCATTCGATTTCCATGCATGACAAGCAGGAAGCTGAAGAAAGTCCTAATAACGTGCAATGATTTTGATTCTGGGCTTGCTTCAAAGCTTGTCTTCGAGGCTCTTTCTTATAAGGCCGAAGCACTGCATCGTCAGCGCTTAATAGTTGCAGAGGCAGGGAAGGAACTGGAATATCGTTATGTGGAGAGGGCATACAAATATAGACCTGTTAAAGCTTTCGTGTGCAAAATGCTTCGTCAGCAGTATCTTATTTACCTTATTTTGGAAAGAGATGTGTGCGCTAGCCTCTTTCCTTCTGGTAGAGTTTATTCACAGGCTTTCCATTTGGGTGGACAGGTTTTTTTCCTGTCAGCTCATTGCAACATGGATCAACAAAGCGCATTCCATTGCTTTGGGTTATTTCTGGGTACGCAAGAGAACGGGTCAGCATCACTTGCAGTTGATTACGAATTTGCAGCGCGTATCGGTCCAGGCGGCAAACACGTTAGCAAATACAAGGGAAACTACACTTTCACAGGTGGCAAGATTGTTGGCTGCAGAAACCTGTTTGGTGTAGCTTGGACTACGTTTCTGGCTGAAGATAGCATATACTTCATTGACGGAACTCTCCATCTTTGCGCCGAGCTATCTGTCAGGCAATAG
- the LOC132634828 gene encoding BTB/POZ domain-containing protein POB1-like isoform X1 codes for MELGTRFWLKIAYTSSMEFSIFMRSLLSGYGSEGLGTQTDFGFAFNNKYFSDRILKIKIVIDPEKKIEGGDVNSIVERTRKRKRKSEKNDADVVMQREEQVLNCNVLEMEDGLADDEQEEEEVVGMLEESPSAMEMTTNPPGDDEASGNDDSSTNTDYSNPIRLRALYISSPILAVKSRFFYKLFSNGMKESRQRHVTIRIHASEEAALMDLLNFVYTDTLSTTTPTFVLDVLKTAYKFEVASCMRYCSRLLQNYRMTCESALLYLDLPFNISMADEVLPLTNAAKQFLASHFKDLTKFQKKVLNLPLAGIEAVLSSDDLQIASENAVCDFALKWARMHYPKLEERREIWNSRLCHLIRFPCMTSRKLKKVLITCNDFDSGLASKLVFEALSYKAEALHRQRLIVAEAGKELEYRYVERAYKYRPVKAFVCKMLRQQYLIYLILERDVCASLFPSGRVYSQAFHLGGQVFFLSAHCNMDQQSAFHCFGLFLGTQENGSASLAVDYEFAARIGPGGKHVSKYKGNYTFTGGKIVGCRNLFGVAWTTFLAEDSIYFIDGTLHLCAELSVRQ; via the exons GGTATGGTTCTGAAGGGTTGGGTACACAAACCGATTTCGGGTTTGCCTTCAATAATAAATATTTCTCGGATCGGATTTTGAAGATTAAGATTGTAATCGACCCGGAAAAGAAAATTGAAGGTGGAGATGTTAATAGCATTGTTGAGCGGACTCGGAAACGCAAGCGTAAGAGTGAAAAAAAtg ATGCGGACGTGGTCATGCAACGTGAGGAGCAGGTATTAAATTGTAATGTGCTTGAAATGGAAGATGGTCTTGCTGATGatgaacaagaagaagaagaagttgtaGGAATGCTTGAGGAATCACCTTCTGCCATGGAGATGACAACAAATCCCCCTG GCGATGATGAAGCTTCTGGAAATGATGATTCATCTACGAACACGGACTACTCAAACCCCATTCGCTTGAGAGCTTTATATATCAGTTCTCCCATTTTGGCAGTTAAGAGTCGATTCTTTTATAAG TTGTTCTCAAATGGCATGAAAGAGTCGAGGCAACGACACGTAACTATACGAATTCATGCATCTG AAGAAGCTGCCCTCATGGACCTGCTGAATTTTGTCTATACCGATACTTTATCGACTACAACACCTACTTTTGTACTTGATGTGCTGAAGACTGCTTACAAATTTGAGGTTGCATCATGCATGAGATACTGCAGCCGCTTACTGCAGAATTATCGCATGACATGTGAATCAGCATTGCTCTATTTGGATCTTCCTTTCAATATATCAATGGCTGATGAAGTTCTTCCATTAACAAATGCTGCAAAACAGTTTCTTGCTTCGCATTTCAAGGATTTAACCAA GTTCCAAAAAAAGGTATTGAATTTGCCTCTTGCGGGAATTGAGGCCGTTCTGTCCAGTGATGATCTTCAGATTGCTTCAGAGAATGCTGTCTGTGACTTTGCGTTGAAGTGGGCCCGGATGCATTACCCAAAGCTTGAGGAACGGCGGGAAATATGGAACTCACGTCTTTGTCACCTCATTCGATTTCCATGCATGACAAGCAGGAAGCTGAAGAAAGTCCTAATAACGTGCAATGATTTTGATTCTGGGCTTGCTTCAAAGCTTGTCTTCGAGGCTCTTTCTTATAAGGCCGAAGCACTGCATCGTCAGCGCTTAATAGTTGCAGAGGCAGGGAAGGAACTGGAATATCGTTATGTGGAGAGGGCATACAAATATAGACCTGTTAAAGCTTTCGTGTGCAAAATGCTTCGTCAGCAGTATCTTATTTACCTTATTTTGGAAAGAGATGTGTGCGCTAGCCTCTTTCCTTCTGGTAGAGTTTATTCACAGGCTTTCCATTTGGGTGGACAGGTTTTTTTCCTGTCAGCTCATTGCAACATGGATCAACAAAGCGCATTCCATTGCTTTGGGTTATTTCTGGGTACGCAAGAGAACGGGTCAGCATCACTTGCAGTTGATTACGAATTTGCAGCGCGTATCGGTCCAGGCGGCAAACACGTTAGCAAATACAAGGGAAACTACACTTTCACAGGTGGCAAGATTGTTGGCTGCAGAAACCTGTTTGGTGTAGCTTGGACTACGTTTCTGGCTGAAGATAGCATATACTTCATTGACGGAACTCTCCATCTTTGCGCCGAGCTATCTGTCAGGCAATAG